AACCATCGGCTCGGTAGCGCACCACCGGGATCACACTCTCGAACCACACGGACTCCCCGAAGACTCCGTTCACCCGCTGCCACTCCAGGAACTCCGCAGGTGTGGTGGTGCGCGGATCCATCCCGGTCCAGGCGGGCGACAGACGCCAGATCCGACGCTCCCACTCGCTGCGAGTGACCACCGGTTGGGCGTTGTCCATGAAACAGAAGTTGCCCAACGAGTAGAACGCCGGCCGGCCGTCGATCCATTCGATGCCCCGCAGTTGATGCGGCCCGTGACCCACCACGACATCCGCACCGTTGGCGACCGCCTGTCTGGCCAGGTCACGCAGGAACGACGGCGCCTGCGTGGCCCAGTTGTTCGGCTCGTGGGCATGCACCGCTGCGACCACGTAGTCCGCGGTCTGTCGGGCCTGCCGGACGTTGAGCAGCACGCCCGCCAGGTCCTGCTCGTCCATCCGGTAGATCGCATCGACCACCTGAGCGGCGCCCTCCGGCAGCGCGGCGTACTGCTGGTCGAAGAGAGTGACGACCTCGAGCAACTGGTCGACCAGCAGCAGGATGTCAGGGCGTAGATGAGCGACCTGGGCATCGCGGATCGAGCGCAACTGCTCGAGTTGCTCCGGGGTCACCAGGGCCACCCGGTTCAGGCCGATCGTGCTCGCACCCGGCCGGCCGGCGACCTGCCCGAGTGGGTCCTCCGCCGGGGTGTCTCCTTCGAACGTCGTCGTGCAGGAGACGAGTGCGGACCGGGCGGCCGGGCCGTCGTGGGTGACCGGAGCCCGGGCCGCGGACAGCGTCGCCCCGGTCCCCGCGACACGCAGACCCGCCGCACGCAGGTGGTCATCAGTGCTGCGTAGCCCTTCGTGTCCCCAGTCGGTGCTGTGGTTGTTGGCCCGCGACAGCAGGTGGAAGCCCAGCCCGGCCAGGTCCGCCGCGACCTCGGGTGGGGAGTTGAGCCAGCCGAACCCGGACTGTGCCGCGGGGTGGCCGGTGAAGGTGTGCAGGTCCACGATGCTGCCCTCGAAGTTGCCCACCACCAGATCCGCCTGCTCGAGGATCTGCAGCAGGTCAGTCGAATCCCGTTGCAGCAGCTGCAGAATCGGCTGCGTGATGATGATGTCGCCCACGAAGGCGGCGGAGTATTCGACCGGGACCTTCGGTGTTTGGCTGCTCATGGCGTGACCATCAGCGGCGGGTGGGCAATGAGGGCCTGGATGGCGGTGCGGTACTGCTGCTCGGGTACGTCGATGCGTTTGATGGACTGCCGGTAGAGCGTCAGCCCGGCCAGCAGATCGAGGACGACGTCCGGGTCGACCAAGGGATCGATCTCACCGCGCGCGATGCCGCGCTCGATGATCTCGACGCCTTGGTCACGGCGTTTGCTGAGCAGCCTGTCCCACAGCAGCGCGAAGACGCCCGGTTCGAAGATGGCCGGCAGGCCCTGCACGACGCCCGCACGGATCAGTCGCGGTTGATTCTGGTAGTCGCGGCTGTAGAGGACGTGATCGATCAGATCGTCCTCGAGGTTGCCGTGGTCCGGCAGCGGCCCGAGGTGTAGAACCGTGGCGGCGGCGGCGGCGACCAACTCGTCCTTGCCGGAGAACCGGCGGTAGATGGCCGGTCGCCCGCAGCCGGCGACCTGTGCGACAGCCTCCATACTCAAAGCGGCATAGCCACCGTCCAGTACCAGCTGGACCGTCGCCGCCAGGATTCGGTCGGTCAGGCCCTCGTCCTGTGGTCGGCCTATCGTGCCGGGTTGCTTGGCCTTCATTTACGTGACGGTATGTATCGGAAATGCGTCTGTCGACCGTTTGTGCGGAACTGCGCGATTAAGCTGACCGGTCGTGAAGGTCCTGTCGATCCAGAGCTCCGTGTCCTACGGGCACGCCGGCAACTCTTCCGCGGTCTTCCCGCTGCAGCGGCTGGGCCACGAGGTGTGGCCGGTCTACACCGTGCACTTCTCCAACCACACCGGGTACGGCCAGTGGCGCGGGCCGGTCTTCAGTCCCGACACCGTGGCCGACGTCGTGCTGGGCATCGAGGAGCGGGGCGTCCTGCCGCAGTGCGACGCGGTGCTGTCGGGGTACATGGGGGATGCCGAGATCGGCGAAGTCATCCTCGATGCTGTCGCGCGCGTCAAAGCCGCGAACCCGGCGGCGGTCTACTGTGCCGACCCGGTCATGGGTGACGTGGGGCGGGGTTTCTTCGTGCGGGAGGGCATCCCGCAGTTCATGCGTGACCGGGTCGTACCCGTTGCCGACATCCTGACCCCTAATCAGTTCGAGTTGGAGTACCTCACCGGTGGGCCCATCGCCACGGTTGATGACCTGCTCAGGGCCGTGGACGACGTACGGGAACGGGGTCCCAAAACGGTGCTGGTCACCTCGGTGCAGACCGACGAGACACCGGCCGACTCGGTGCAGATGGTCCTGGCCACCGATGCGGGCGCGTGGTTGGTGACCACTCCGCTGCTGCCGATGTACGTCTCCGGTGCAGGCGATGCGACGGCCGCGATCTTCTTGGCGCACGTGCTGGGTCAGGACCCGGCCACGGCGCTCGCGGAGACCGCCGACTCGGTCTTCACGATCATGGCGACCACGCACGAAGCGGGTTCTCGGGAGATCGCGCTGATCGCTGCACAGGACGGAATCGCCCATCCCAGTGGGCAATTCGAGGCAGTGCGGCTGCGCTGAGGTCTAGCGACCGGCGCGGTAGCCGCCCTGGAAGCCGGCCTCGCCCTCGTCCAGGATCTGCTTGCCCGAGCCGACGATCAGCGGGTCCGGTGCGCCCACCACCGTCGGGTCCTTGGCCGGGTAGGGCAACCGGGACAGCACGAAGCGCATGGCTTCGATGCGGCCGCGCTTCTTGTCGTTGGACTTCACGACCGTCCAGGGCGCCCACGGGGTGTCGGTGGCGGCGAACATCGCCTCCTTGGCCTCGGTGTACGCGTCCCACTTGTCGAGGCTGGCCAGGTCGGTCGGCGACAACTTCCACTGCTTCAGCGGATCGGTGCGGCGCTTCTCGAAGCGGGTCACCTGCTCCTGTTGGCCCACCGAGAACCAGAACTTCATCAGGCGGGTCCCGGAGTTGACCAGCATCTGCTCGAAGCCGGGCGCGGACCGCATGAACTCGTCGTACTGCGCGTCGGTGCAGTAGCCCATGACCCGTTCGACGCCCGCCCGGTTGTACCAGGAGCGGTCGAAGAAAACGATCTCGCCCGCGGTCGGCAGGTGGGTGACGTAGCGCTGGAAATACCACTGGGACATCTCCCGCTCGGTGGGCTTCTCCAGCGCGACGACGCGCGCACCACGAGGGTTCAGGTGCTCGGTGAACCGCTTGATCGAGCCACCCTTGCCGGCGGCGTCGCGGCCCTCGAAGACCAGGACGACCTTCTCACCGGACTCCTTGACCCAGGCCTGCATCTTCAGCAGCTCGATCTGCATACCCTTCTTCAGCCGCTCGTACTCCCGCCGCGACATCTTCTTGTCGTAGGGGTAGTTGTGCTTCCACGTCTCGGTCTCGTCCACGCCGCCGAGAGGAGTGAGGACCGTGCCCTCTTCGGGTTGAAGTAGGTCCGTCTTCTTGGCGGACTTCGACTTGGCCACGGGGAAACCTCCGGCAGGAACGAATGAGTGGTACGCCGAAAAACTACCGCGTTTGCGTGCTACGCGCCGGGTCGCGCGGGGATCCGCCGGGGTCATGCACGTCACCCCCAGCGTTATGCACGTTGGCGCTCAGACCGGGTCGATCGGCGTACGTCGCTCCTAACGTCTCCAGCGTCAGTCCACCGACCCGGTGGGCCCAGCACGCGGAGGTACGACGATGCGGGAGAACGGGATGAGCACCACACGCAAGGCCCTGGGCGCGGTTGGCGCGTTCAGCGTGATTGCCGCCGGAATGGTGGCCCAGGGAGCGCCGGCGCAGGCTGCTGGTCGCAACGGTGTCTGTGATAGCGGTGAGTTCTGTTACTACTACAACTCCGGTCAGGCGGGGTCGGTGTCGGACTTCACGTCGTCGCTGGCGGACTACGGGGCAACCCAGCCGTCCTGTTATGACTTCAAGGGTGCGGGTGCCGGCAAGGGCAAGTGCCTCAAGAACCAGGCGGCTTCGGCGTGGAACCGCACGTCCAAGACGGTGCGGGTCTACTACAACAGCAACTACGGCGGGAAGTACCTGGACATCAAGGCCGGTGCGAAGGTCAACCTGGGTGCGCTGAAGAACCAGAACGCCTCGCACAAGATCGGTGTCTCCGCGACCAAGTCCAACAAGGAGGTCGCCTTCGACTTCTTCGTGGGCAAGGGACTCACCGCGCGGCAGTCCGCGGGCATCGTCGGCAACCTCGTGGTCGAGTCAGGAGTGGATCCCACGATCAAGCAGATCGGCGGCGGCCCGGGCCGGGGCATCGCGCAGTGGAGTGTTGGCGGCCGGTGGGATCACGACAGCAAAGACAACGTGATCTGGTACGCCGGGCAGAAGGGCACCAGCTCGCTGAGCTTGTCGACACAGCTGAATTTCACCTGGTACGAGCTGAATACGTTCTCGACCTACGGTCTGTCCTCCCTGAAGGGGACCACGACCATCTCCAGCGCCACCACGACGTTCATGAGCAAGTTCGAGCGATGCGGTGCCTGCAACTCCACCGCGCGGGTCAACGCGGCGACCGATGTCTACAACCAGTACCACTGATCGCAACGGAGGAATGATGATGAAAACGACTGCTACCAAACGAGTTCTGGGCGTCCTCGGCGTCGCCGGTGTCGTAGCTGGCGGGATGCTGGCGCAGGGAGCGCCGGCGCAGGCTGCGGGTCGCAACGGTGTCTGTGACAGTGGCGAGTTCTGTTACTACTACAACTCCGGCCAGGCGGGGTCGGTGTCGGACTTCACCGGCTCACTTGCGGACTACGGGACAACCCAGCCGTCCTGTTACGACTTCAAGGGTGCTGGTGCCGGCAAGGGCAAGTGCATCAAGAACCAAGCGGCCTCGGCATGGAACCGCACGTCCAAGACGGTGCGCGTGTATTACAACAGCAACTACGGCGGGAAGTACCTGGACATCAAGGCCGGTGCGAAGGTGAACCTGGGTGCGCTGAAGAACCAGAACGCCTCGCACAAGATCGGCGTCAGCACCGGCGGCGGTTCCTACACACCGAAGGACGACTACCCGTACAAGGGCGCGACCAGCGGCGTCGACCCGTGGAACTTCTACAAGGGCCAGTGCACGAGTTTCGCTGCCTGGACGGTCAATTCGCGCCTCGGGATCAAGTTCAGCAACTCCTACAAGGGCCAGCACTGGGGCAATGCGATCAACTGGGACAACGCGGCCCGGGCCGCCGGGATCCCGGTGAGCGGTACCCCCAAGGCCGGGGACATCGCCGTACGCAACAGCGGTACCTATGGCCACGTTGCGTTCGTCACCAAGGTCAACAGCAACGGGACCGTCGAGGTCGACGAGTACAACTTCGTCCACAAGGACGCCTACGACCACCGCACGGCCTCGGTGGGCAGCGGCACGAACTCGTTCGACGCGTTCATCCACTTCAAGTAGGACGCGCTCGGTCGGTAGGGACCGACGTACCCCGTCGCTGGTGTGCACAGCGGCGGGGTACGCCGCAGCACCGGCCGCTTCGGCGCGCTATTCCAGGAAGGCGGCCTCGGCGGTTGCCGCCTCCGGTGCGTCGATGCGCAGCACGTTGTCGTTGGTCAGGTAGCCCGCTCGCTTGGCCAGGGTGCGTGAGCGCTGGACGAACCAGATCTGCCACGCGACCAGGATCAGGAACGTCACCACGGTGATGGCCGTCGTACTGGCTACTGCTACATCGAGATTCACGGTGTAGATCAGCCAGAGGCGCAGGATGGATTCGAGGATCAGACCGATGCCCCACACGCACGCCATCACGTAGAACCCGATCCGGAAGTTCTGGGACACGGCCCAGCCGCGTTCGAGTTCACCGCGGGCCTGAACGTCCTTGCCGGCCAAGCGTTTGCCGACCATGAAGGTGATCGGGTGTTTGACGGCGGCGGATCCGATCATGACCAGGCCACCGGCGATCGTGGCGGCTGCGCCTTTGGCGAGCATGAACCGGGGGTCGCCGGTGACCAGCGACAACGCCAGGCCGCCGGCGAAAACCACCAGCATGAAGACGGAGAAGCCGTCGAGTTCGCCGTTCTTGCGGATCAGCCAGACCATCCGGATGCCAGCAGCGATCGTGGCGATGAACAGCGACGGGGTCATGCCGATGTGCGCCAGCCGGGCCAGGTAGTAGGCGACCAGCGGGATCGCGACGTCCAGCGCCATCATGGTGCCGAGGCCGCGCATCGCGATGGTGCTGGCATAGCGACCGCCGTCAGCCATCATCTCGTTGACGGTGCGGATGGGGTGCACGTGGCGCTCCTGCGTCGGTGGGGTGTGACCTAGGCCATACTGCCAGGGTGGCGGACTCTGTGGCGGACTACCTGGCGAGCGCTCCCGAGGCAGGTCGGGGGTGGCTGCGTGAGTTCTGGGCGTACGTCGACGCGCACTACCCGACGGTGCCGCTCGTGATGTTCCGGGGAGTGCCGATGTATAAATTCGAGGATTCCTACCTCAAGGGGTACGTGATGTTCACGGCCGCCAAAACCCATTTCGCGACGCACGCCATCGACTTCGACCTGGTGTCGGAGTATCGCGCGCGGATCCCGGGGGCAGCCGGTGGCAAGGGCAACGTGGCGGTGAAGTACCCGAACGTCGCCGCGCAGCCGCTGCTCAAGGAGTTCGTCGACGCGGTGATGGCGCGGCACGAGGTCCCGCGCGTTTAGGGCCTTGAGGAGGGCTCGGTGAGTTCGCGCAGCCGCGCAGCAATGTCGGCAACTCCGCTCAACTCGTCTGTCGCGACGGCGATGACGAGGTCGAACCGTTCGTCCTGCGTGGCGGTCACTCGCCAACCGTTCATCGCGAGGAAGAGCAACGTGGAGATCAGCGCGGTTCGCTTCTTGCCGTCCTGGAAGGCGTGGTTCTTGACCAGCGACTCCAAGAGCGCCGCCGCCTGTTCGTGGGTGTCGGGGTAGGCGGGGTCACCGAAGACCGTGGCCTGCGGGCGGAAGATCGCGGACTCGAGCAGTCCGGCATCGAGGACGACCGGTTCTTGCCCGAGGGCGGCGGTTCCGGCAGCGAGGATGTCGTCCAGTGTGAGGAAGTCGGTCACGATCAGGCATCGGCCAAGCGGTCAAGTACCTCGCGGTTTTCGACGACCAATCGTTCCAGAAGCGCATCGCGGCGAGCGGTTCGGGCTGCCGTGTACTGCTCGATCGCCTCGACCGCGACGGCATGCATCGAGCGACCTTCGTGCTCGGCCGTCTTGCGAAGAGCAGCGGTCTGATCGTCGGTCAGCCGTAGTGTCATGGCCATGGGCCGATGATACCGAGTGGTATCGCGCAGTATCAATCCAATTTTTGCGACACGATCGGGTTCGCTAGGGATATATCGGGCGGACGCTAGATTCGCGTATACGGTGCGATCGTGGACCCGATCCGTAACCCGTACGCGCCCGGCGCCGGGCAGCGACCGCCGGAGTTGGCCGGTCGCGATGAGCAGTTGTCGACCTTCGCGATCACCCTGGAACGCGTCGCCCGAGGGCGTCCGGAGCGGTCGGTGGTGCTGATCGGATTGCGGGGTGTCGGCAAGACGGTGCTGCTGAACGCGTTGCGCTCCTCGGCGGTGCGGGCGGGGTGGGGCACCGGCAAGCTCGAGGCCCGTCCGGAGCAGCGACTGCGCCGACCGCTGTCCTCGGCGCTGCACCAGGGGTTGCGTGAGCTCGGAGCATCCGGGCCGGTCTTCGATCAGGTGCTCGGGGTGGTGAAGGCCTTCGCACAACGCGAGGCCGGACCGAACGCCAAGTTGCGGGACAAGTGGAGCCCGGGGATCGACGTACCTGCGGTATCCGGACGTGCAGACTCCGGTGACATCGAGATCGACCTGGTCGAATTGCTCTCAGACGTGGGCGGATTCGCCTCGGACGTCGGTCGCGGGGTGGCGATCTTCATCGACGAGATGCAGGACTTGCACCCCGAGGACGTGTCGGCGCTGTGCGCCGCGTGCCACGAGATCAGCCAGTCGGGGCTGCCGGTGCTGATCGTCGGAGCCGGGTTGCCGCACGTGCCGGCAGTGCTGTCGGCGTCAAAGTCGTACAGCGAGAGGCTGTTTCGATTCGCGCGCATCGACCGGCTACCGCGTGCGGAGGCTGACCGCGCATTGGTGACGCCCGCCGAAGAGGAGGGCGCGGCGTACGAGCCGGAAGCATTGGAGGCGATGTACGCCGTGACGGGCGGCTATCCGTATTTCATCCAGGCGTACGGCAAGGTCGTGTGGGACGCGGCGACGGCCTCGCCGATCACGGCGGCCGACGTGGAGATGGCGGCGCCGATCGCGGAGGCGGAGCTGGCGGTGGGCTTCTTCGGCTCGCGGTTCGACCGGGCGACGCCGGGCGAGCGGGAGTATCTGCGGGCGATGGCTGACGCAGCACTGGCCCTGGAGGAGTTGGACGACACCGAGTCGGTGCCGACGTCCGAGGTGGCGGTCGTGCTGGGCCGCAAACCCCAATCCCTTTCTCCTGCAAGGGATGCGTTGTTGAAGAAGGGGCTGATCTACTCCGGGGAGCGTGGGCGGATCGCGTTCACGGTGCCGCACTTCGGGCAGTACCTGCGCTCGCATGCCTAGCTGGTTGCTCCGTTGCCCGAGCGGGTCCGGAGTGGGCGCGGCCTACACCAGTGACGCGCACTGGCCGAGCGCGCTTCCGCCCACCACGTTGACCGAACCCGGCGCGAACCCACCCGAGACACCGGGGGTCAGCCGGTAGCAGATGAGGTTCCGCTGGATCGTGTTCTTGACGATGAAGACGCCGGGGGCGCCCGGGTCAGGGTCGCTCAGCGCGATGTCGTACAGCAGGACGTTGCGGCCGACCTTGTTGAACATCACGCCGATCCATTCGGTGTTCTGACCGGCGACGGTGATGTTGCGTCCGACGTTGTTGTTCTTGATCGACCACGGGATCACCGGTGAGCCACCGCCGAGCACCGCGACGTTGCCCCGGACGGTGACGCCGTTGAGCAGCACCACGGACGCCTTGAACGCGGTCACGTTGCCCTTGACCGAGATCGTCGAGTGGCCGGTCGGGTTGGTCTCGCATGGGTGAGCGGAGTTGCCGACGAGCTCAGCCGGTTGACAACCCAAGCCAAGCAACGAGCCTGAGCCGGCGGTGACATCGCCCCCCACGGTGATCGTGGCCGGTGCACTCTGGGCGTCAAAGGTCGCGTTGGATGCGACCCAGACGTTGCCGCGGACGGTGATCGTCGCGCCATCGGCAACCCCGCACTGACCCGTGACCTTCAGGTTGGAGTAGGTGCCGGACGGGACGAGCCCGCCGGTGCAGGTGTACCCGGAGGAACCGCCGGGGCCGGGCACACACGCCATCGCCGCGCTGCCGGTCATCGCCAGTACGCCGGTCGTCGCCAGAGTGCCGATCACTTTGAATCGCATTGCACCATTCATCAGCCGTGCCTTTCTGGGGTGGGCCTTGGATAGGAGACGGGACCCGGCATCGGCCCGCAACGCCCGGCATGGGCAAGGAGCAGCCAATCTCGCCGCAGATACACGCCCGGCTGTTGCCGTGCCTGCCGGGCAGGTCTAGCGTCAGTCGCTGTGACCTGGCGCACAGCGTCGGCATAGCGAAACCCGACCTCGAAGGAGTGGTCCCTGATGACCCCAGCCACCAGCCGCATGCGCAACCGCAGCCTGGCCGCGATCTGTGCAGTAGGAATTGCCGGTGGTGGGTTCCTCGGCACCGCAACGATCGCGAAGGCGGCACCGGCCGCCGTACCTTCTGGCCCAATTGCGTTCTCAATCAAGTCGTTTGACGGTACGACGATCACGGGCAACTACTTCCGGTCACCCGCCAGCGACGGGCGCCGAGCACCCACGGTGTTGGAGGGCCCGGGCTGGGGCGGGGCGGCGCTGACGGACCCCACGGCAGGCACGAGCACCTCCGGCGGCACCATCGGCGTGGCGCCGCTGTTGGCCAACGGCTACAACGTGGTCAGTTGGAACCCGCGAGGATTCCGTACGTCGACCGGTCAGGCGCAGGCCGACAGTCTGCTCTACGAGGGTCGCGACGTCTCGGCGATCCTGAACTGGGTGGCCCACCAGCCGTGGGCCCAGTTGGACCGTCCCGGCGACCCGGCCGTTGGGATGGTGGGCGGCTCGTACGGCGGCGGGGTGCAGTGGGCGGCCGCGGCCCTCGACCGACGGATCGACGCGATCGCCCCGGACATTTCGTGGAACTCGCTGACGACCAGCCTTTACCCCAACCGCACCGCGAAGTCCGGGTGGGCGACCTCGCTCTACCTCACGGCCGTCGGCGCGGGGCAGCGCAACAACCCCGTCATCGACACGACCTTCCAGCAGGCGGCCAGCTCGGTGACGATCTCCCAGCAGGGGATCAACTTCCTGGGTTCCTGGCAGCGCACGAACCTCGCCGCCTGGGTGCATGCGCCGGCGCTGATCCTGCAGGGCACGGTCGACACCCTGTTCCCCCTGGATGAGGCCGCGGCCAACTACGCAGCAGTCAGCCGCAACCGGGTGCCGGTCAAGATGGTGTGGTTCTGCGGCGGCCACGGCGTGTGCCTGACCAACCCCGGCGACACCAGTGTCATCGAGCGGGACACCCTCGCCTGGCTGAACCGATACGTGAAGCGTCAGCGCGTGAGCACCGGCGCCGGGTTCGAGTGGGTGGACCAGAACGGGGTCTGGCACTCCGCCGCGTCGTACCGGCCGAACAAGGTCAGCCACCGCGGTGTGAGCGCTGGCGGGTCCGGAACGTTGTCGCTGGTGCCCACCGGTGGGTCGGGTCCCTACACCGGACCGGGTGCCTCCCAGTTGGGACCGATCGCGTCCCTCATCGCGACGAAAGCGCCGAACGCGGTCAACGTCCCCATCCAATTCAACCGCGCCACAAAGGTTCTCGGTGCACCTCGCCTTTCGGTGACCTATTCCGGTACGGCGCCCGGCAGCACCAACCGGGTCCTCGCCCAGATCGTCGACAACAGTACGGGCGTCGTGCTCGGCAGCCAGTTGACGCCGTTCCCGGTGACGCTGGACGGGCGCACGCACCGCGTGAGTGTCCCGATGGAGTACATCGCAGCCAGTGCGACCGCGGGTCAGAGCTTCACGCTGCAACTGGTCGCCAACAGCAGCCAGATCAACGTGCGCCCCAGCGGTGGTTCGGTGACGTTCTCCAAGGTCTCCGTCACGTTGCCGGTCGCCGGACACTGAGCGGGGCCTGCGGGCGGGCGTGCGAAACTGGGGGTTCAGGACCCAGGAGGATGAGTGCCCTCGGAGGATCGGGACGTGGTGACCCAGGGGGTCCAGCGCGCTCGCGAACTGGCTGACGACTGGCAACGGTTACGGGCTGGGATCTGCCGCCGGTGCGGCGCGCCTGCGGGCACGCTGAAGTCGTTGTGCGCTGCCTGCGCCGCGCAACGAACGGTGGTCCGCCGTGACTACCGGATCGCTGCAGCGCAACGCAGTTCGGCCGGGTCGGTGACCATGCAGCACTGGTTGGAACTGCATCGCTGGGTCACCAGCCAGGGTTTCGGGCTCAAGGAGATCGCGGGCAACGACAACGAGTTCGCAGGACGGTGGCTGGCCAGTTCGGTTGATCTGGCGATCGCCACCGGCGAGGTCGACGGGGATGACGTGACCCAGTTCGAAGCGTCAGCGGCTCTCCTGCCCGTCTCGCAGGAAACCATTGCGACACAACGCAATCGGCTAATCCGGGCCAAATGGTTCCTCGACCTGCAACACGGATACCTGCCGCTGGTCCCCACGAGTTTCCCGCTCACCACCGGCGAGGTCTGCTACCTGGACGCGCCGGTCGCGCTGCACACCTTCGCCGACCAGAGCCGGTCCATCACGAGTCGGTTGATCCTCACCAACCACCGACTGGTCCTGGGTGCGCGCGAAATGCCGCTGATCGCCGTACGTCGAGCAGTGCCTTATCGCGACGCCGTCGTGTTGGAGCCGTTCACCGAGGGCTACTTCGTGGCCTATGACCCTCAGTGGGTGATCGCGTTGATCAACGCCACCCTGCAGGTCGGGCGCGGCGAGCTGACGGCGAAGGGGAACCGGCGGCCGATCCCCCAGCCGGTCGGCGCGGTCGCGGCGGCCGCAACCGCCCTGGAGGAAGGCGACCGCGTCGACGACGCGGCGCTGGTCCGCTCCCTGGCGGACCGGTGGGGTCACCTGTCGCCGGAGCTGCAAGTGCGCGCCGAGCGCGCGGCCGAGGCGATCCGCGGCACGTACGCCGTGTTGCAGCATCTGCCTCCCGACGCCCGCACGCGGAACGGCGACGACGGATTCACGCCCGCTCAGAACGCCGAAGTCTCCATCGACAACGCGATGCGTGCGCTCAGCGGCATCCTGCTCAGCGAGTACGAGCAGCACGCCGATCAACTCGAGGCGTTGCGGCATTACACGTCGCAGTGGTCGGACAGCGGCGACCTCACGCTGTAGACGTTCGGACCTTTCGGACTAGTTCGAATAGTCCGAAATTGATACCGCGACGGCGTGACGCAGATCCTGCCTTCGACCGAGTGATCGTTGCTCAGGCTGTGCGCAGAGGGCTGACGATCGCAACGAGCGACGCGATCATCCAGGGTGCGAGCCTCGGCCCGATCATCGACACCCGGCGTTGAGTGGTGAACCTCGCTCCGCCGAGTATGCGCAGGTGAATTGTCCTGAGCCTTAGGCAGGTAGCGCTGCCGCGACGGCGGTTGACTCCGTCGGCAACGAGAACATCGGGTAGTCGTAGCTGATCGCGTTGTCGTGCTCCTCGACCGAGGTTGCGGCGGTGCAGTCGGTGAGGGTGATCACGCGGTAGCCGTT
The window above is part of the Branchiibius hedensis genome. Proteins encoded here:
- a CDS encoding CapA family protein — protein: MSSQTPKVPVEYSAAFVGDIIITQPILQLLQRDSTDLLQILEQADLVVGNFEGSIVDLHTFTGHPAAQSGFGWLNSPPEVAADLAGLGFHLLSRANNHSTDWGHEGLRSTDDHLRAAGLRVAGTGATLSAARAPVTHDGPAARSALVSCTTTFEGDTPAEDPLGQVAGRPGASTIGLNRVALVTPEQLEQLRSIRDAQVAHLRPDILLLVDQLLEVVTLFDQQYAALPEGAAQVVDAIYRMDEQDLAGVLLNVRQARQTADYVVAAVHAHEPNNWATQAPSFLRDLARQAVANGADVVVGHGPHQLRGIEWIDGRPAFYSLGNFCFMDNAQPVVTRSEWERRIWRLSPAWTGMDPRTTTPAEFLEWQRVNGVFGESVWFESVIPVVRYRADGCVEQIVLRPIELRYDGRDAERGIPRVAPRDIAVRILQRLARLSEPLGTRIEIDEATGQGVIDGITIGT
- a CDS encoding TetR/AcrR family transcriptional regulator, translated to MKAKQPGTIGRPQDEGLTDRILAATVQLVLDGGYAALSMEAVAQVAGCGRPAIYRRFSGKDELVAAAAATVLHLGPLPDHGNLEDDLIDHVLYSRDYQNQPRLIRAGVVQGLPAIFEPGVFALLWDRLLSKRRDQGVEIIERGIARGEIDPLVDPDVVLDLLAGLTLYRQSIKRIDVPEQQYRTAIQALIAHPPLMVTP
- the pdxY gene encoding pyridoxal kinase PdxY, with the protein product MKVLSIQSSVSYGHAGNSSAVFPLQRLGHEVWPVYTVHFSNHTGYGQWRGPVFSPDTVADVVLGIEERGVLPQCDAVLSGYMGDAEIGEVILDAVARVKAANPAAVYCADPVMGDVGRGFFVREGIPQFMRDRVVPVADILTPNQFELEYLTGGPIATVDDLLRAVDDVRERGPKTVLVTSVQTDETPADSVQMVLATDAGAWLVTTPLLPMYVSGAGDATAAIFLAHVLGQDPATALAETADSVFTIMATTHEAGSREIALIAAQDGIAHPSGQFEAVRLR
- the ppk2 gene encoding polyphosphate kinase 2, with product MAKSKSAKKTDLLQPEEGTVLTPLGGVDETETWKHNYPYDKKMSRREYERLKKGMQIELLKMQAWVKESGEKVVLVFEGRDAAGKGGSIKRFTEHLNPRGARVVALEKPTEREMSQWYFQRYVTHLPTAGEIVFFDRSWYNRAGVERVMGYCTDAQYDEFMRSAPGFEQMLVNSGTRLMKFWFSVGQQEQVTRFEKRRTDPLKQWKLSPTDLASLDKWDAYTEAKEAMFAATDTPWAPWTVVKSNDKKRGRIEAMRFVLSRLPYPAKDPTVVGAPDPLIVGSGKQILDEGEAGFQGGYRAGR
- a CDS encoding phage tail tip lysozyme encodes the protein MSTTRKALGAVGAFSVIAAGMVAQGAPAQAAGRNGVCDSGEFCYYYNSGQAGSVSDFTSSLADYGATQPSCYDFKGAGAGKGKCLKNQAASAWNRTSKTVRVYYNSNYGGKYLDIKAGAKVNLGALKNQNASHKIGVSATKSNKEVAFDFFVGKGLTARQSAGIVGNLVVESGVDPTIKQIGGGPGRGIAQWSVGGRWDHDSKDNVIWYAGQKGTSSLSLSTQLNFTWYELNTFSTYGLSSLKGTTTISSATTTFMSKFERCGACNSTARVNAATDVYNQYH
- a CDS encoding CHAP domain-containing protein → MKTTATKRVLGVLGVAGVVAGGMLAQGAPAQAAGRNGVCDSGEFCYYYNSGQAGSVSDFTGSLADYGTTQPSCYDFKGAGAGKGKCIKNQAASAWNRTSKTVRVYYNSNYGGKYLDIKAGAKVNLGALKNQNASHKIGVSTGGGSYTPKDDYPYKGATSGVDPWNFYKGQCTSFAAWTVNSRLGIKFSNSYKGQHWGNAINWDNAARAAGIPVSGTPKAGDIAVRNSGTYGHVAFVTKVNSNGTVEVDEYNFVHKDAYDHRTASVGSGTNSFDAFIHFK
- a CDS encoding VC0807 family protein, whose protein sequence is MHPIRTVNEMMADGGRYASTIAMRGLGTMMALDVAIPLVAYYLARLAHIGMTPSLFIATIAAGIRMVWLIRKNGELDGFSVFMLVVFAGGLALSLVTGDPRFMLAKGAAATIAGGLVMIGSAAVKHPITFMVGKRLAGKDVQARGELERGWAVSQNFRIGFYVMACVWGIGLILESILRLWLIYTVNLDVAVASTTAITVVTFLILVAWQIWFVQRSRTLAKRAGYLTNDNVLRIDAPEAATAEAAFLE
- a CDS encoding type II toxin-antitoxin system death-on-curing family toxin, which translates into the protein MTDFLTLDDILAAGTAALGQEPVVLDAGLLESAIFRPQATVFGDPAYPDTHEQAAALLESLVKNHAFQDGKKRTALISTLLFLAMNGWRVTATQDERFDLVIAVATDELSGVADIAARLRELTEPSSRP
- a CDS encoding CopG family transcriptional regulator, with amino-acid sequence MAMTLRLTDDQTAALRKTAEHEGRSMHAVAVEAIEQYTAARTARRDALLERLVVENREVLDRLADA